A portion of the Colius striatus isolate bColStr4 chromosome 1, bColStr4.1.hap1, whole genome shotgun sequence genome contains these proteins:
- the STOML3 gene encoding LOW QUALITY PROTEIN: stomatin-like protein 3 (The sequence of the model RefSeq protein was modified relative to this genomic sequence to represent the inferred CDS: inserted 2 bases in 1 codon; deleted 2 bases in 1 codon) codes for MLGDGLLTGLILILPCMFIKIDKRLSRLILDTFIKVDLRMVTCKIPPQEILTKGAVTAQVDGVVYYEVHSAVSAVANVTDVHSATFLGLLAQTTLRNVLGTQSLAQLLAGHEDTAHSIQAIPDSATEHWGIKVAXEIKDVRIPMAMQRAMPTEAEAAQEARAKVVVAEGEMIASKTLKQASVVLAESPAALQLCYLQTLTTLAAENNSTIVFPLPINMLESLGQKNGGR; via the exons ATGTTGGGAGATGGCCTACTGACAG gtttGATCCTCATACTTCCATGTATGTTTATCAAGATTGATAAACGTTTATCAAGGCTGATCTTAGATACGTTTATCAAGGTTGATCTTAGAATGGTTACCTGTAAGATTCCTCCACAAGAG ATCCTCACGAAAGGTGCCGTTACTGCCCAAGTTGATGGAGTGGTATACTACGAGGTCCACAGTGCTGTCAGCGCCGTTGCTAACGTCACTGATGTACACTCAGCTACCTTCCTC GGCCTCTTGGCACAGACAACCCTGAGAAACGTCCTGGGTACACAGAGCTTGGCTCAGCTCCTGGCAGGTCATGAGGACACTGCACACAGCATCCAG GCCATCCCTGACAGTGCCACGGAGCACTGGGGAATCAAAGTGGC CGAGATCAAAGATGTCAGGATTCCCATGGCCATGCAGAGGGCAATGCCAACCGAAGCAGAGGCTGCTCAAGAGGCAAGAGCTAAGG TTGTGGTGGCAGAGGGAGAAATGATTGCTTCTAAAACCCTCAAGCAGGCTTCTGTGGTCCTGGCTGagtctccagcagctcttcagTTGTGCTACCTGCAAACATTGACCACCTTGGCAGCAGAGAATAATTCCACCATTGTCTTCCCTCTCCCTATTAATATGCTTGAGAGTCTAGGGCAGAAAAATGGAGGGCGGTAG